The genomic segment TTGAGAATTTACAAAAAAGAATTTTCCTTTATTTTTAACTATATTTTGTTTTATAATGGCTTTTTCTGGTATGTTGATGATGTTTTAAATAACCTTCTATAAATTATAAAAAGTAGATAAAATGATAACTTCAAAAAAGCGTGAAGGTTTAGGCTCTAAAGTTTTTATCACTCAACTTAAAAAGTTTACTGGTGGAATCATGCCTACTCTTTCAAAATTAAGTAAAGCATTCTTATTACCTATTGCACTATTGCCTATTGCAGGTGTATTTTTAGGAGTGGGCGCTGCTATTTCTAATGCTGCTGCAGATCAAAGTTTTCTTTGATATGTTGGTACACTGTTTAATAAAATGGGGGATGTAGCCTTTGGTAACCTTCCTATATTATTTTGTATTTCTGTTGCTTTAGCTTATACTAAAGATTCAGGGATTGCAGCTATTACAGGAGTTGTTGGGTTTTTGGTTATGAATGGTGCTCAATCAGCGCTTATTCACCCAGCACTTGACTCAAATGGAGCAGCTATTTTAGGTTCAGATGGAAGACCTGCTTTTGCACTATTATGATATGGTGTAATCAATAGTGGACTTATCACTAATAATATAGGTATCCAATCATTAAATACAGGAGTATTTGCAGGAATTTTTGTCGGAGCTATTGCTGCTTGGTCATATAACAAGTTTCATAAAACACAATTGCCACAAGCTATTTCATTTTTAGTGGCACTAAATTAGTTCCTATTATTGCGTTCTTTTCAGTATTACCTTTATCATTTATTATTATGTTTATTTGACCTTTACTTGGTGCTGGTCTTGCAGCGCTTGGTGTTGCAAGTGGTAACTTGCCAATGGGAGTTTCATCTTTTGTATTTGAGATTATTGAAAGATCACTAGTTCCATTTGGTTTGCACCACGTGTTCTATGCCCCTTTATGATGAACATCAGCTGGAGCAGATATTCAAGCAACAGTTAATGCTGCTAGTCTTGAAAAATTTGCAGGTGTAGTATTTTCAAATGGTAGAGATCTTGAGACTTTAAAAAGTACAATTAATGATTATATTTCAGGTGGTAAAACAATTGGTCTTGTTGATCAAACAGCAATGACTTGAGTTTTAGGAAATTTAAATATAATCAATTTTACTGACTTACAAAAACTTGGTCTTAACTTAGGACAATACCAAGCAGGTAAATACGGATTTATGATGTTTGGATTGCCAGCAGCTGGAGTTGCTATGTGATTAAACGTACCAAAAGAAAATAGAAAAAATGTTATGGGTATTTACTTATCAGCTGGTTTCATATGCTTCTTGACTGGTATTACAGAACCTATTGAATATACTTTCTTATTCTTAGCTCCTTGAATGTTCTATGGTATTCATATGCCATTAGCTGCGATATCATTTTTCTTCGCAGGATTCATGGGAACTCATATTACTATGACTGTTTCTGGTGGATTTATTGATTATATTGTGTTCGGGGTTATAGGATTTGCTAGTGGAGCTATGTCAGTTATGTCAGCATTTGGAATTTTAATTGTTAGTGTTGCTATGGGCCCAGTTTACTTCTTTGCATTCTACTTTGCTGTTAAAAAAGGAAACGTCATGGTTCCTGGTAGAGATGGATCAGCAGATGCTCAATTAGCTACAAAAGCTGATTTTAAAGAATCAAAAGGTTTAAATCTTGATGGTTCTAAAATAGCTAAAGCTGACAATAATGAAGAAGCTCGTATGGTAAAAGCTAGAAAACTTATTGAATTTATTGGTGGTGAAGAAAATATTATTGATGTTGATGCTTGCGCTAGTCGTTTGCGCTTAACTGTTGTTAACCCTGATCTTGTAAACAAAGAAGGAATTATGTCTTTGGGTGGTTCTACTGGAACTCTTGTAAGAGGTAAAAATGTTCAAATTGTTTATGGTGGTGAACAAGAAGCTATAAAACCTAGAATGATTCAAATAATTGATGAACAAAGAGCTGCTAAAAAAGTTGTTTAAAACTCATTCAATAATATTTAAAAGAACTCTTAGGAGTTTTTTTTAATATAAAATTAAAGCATGATATTTAATAAAACACAAAAAACGATAAATAAATTAATTACAGAAAAAGTTTTTCATGGAGCTGTTATAAAAATTGTAAAAGATAATAAAGAATTATTTTTTGATGCATTTGGTTATAATGATTTTGAAAATAATGTTATTATGAAAAAAGATAATATATTTTCTCTATATTCAATGTCAAAACCAATAACAGTTGTAGCTGCTTTGATTTTGCAAGAAAGAAAACAATTATGTTTAGAAGAAAATATTCAAAAATATTATCCAAATTTTTCAAAGGTAATAACAATAAAACAATTATTAACTATGACATCTGGATTAACTTATTTTTGAGATCAAAATAAATCTACACTTGAGTTACAAAAAATTAAGAAAAAAATTGAAGAAGAAAATATAACTCTTCAAGAATTTTGCCAACTTGTAAGTAAGATTGAATTAGAATACAATCCTGGTCAAGATTGACATTATGGGCTTAGTTTAGATATTTTAGGTGGAATTATTGAAAAGATTACAAATATGAAATTTCAAGATTTTGTGTTAAAAGAAATAGCAAAACCTTTAAAAATGAATGATACTGATTTTGAAATAAATGACTTATCCAGAAAAACAGTTGTATATGCATCGCTTTTGAATGAAACTCAAAACATTTTAAAACCTAATCATAATTGATCTTGAATGTTAGCAAAACATTCACTTAAAACTAATGCAGCATTTGGAGGTCATGGGATATTTTCTACAACTGATGATTATTCAAAATTTTTAAATTCACTTTTAGTATCTAAACACCATAACCAACATTTAATATCAACAGCATCCATAAAAGAGATGTCATCTGATCAAATTGGTGATTTAAAAACTATTTTTAATCAAAGATCATCTTTTAATTCGGATTATACTTATGGGTATGGTGTTAGAGTAAGACTAAAGAACAAAAATTTACCTTTAACTGAAATTGAAGAATTTGGTTGAGATGGTGCTTTAGGTTCTTTTGGTATTGTTGATCCTGTTAATAATATAACAATAACGTTTATGATTTCCACTTTCCCAGGCAATAATAAACTTGTTAGAAATTGAATGTGAGAAGCTATCTACGAAGATTTAAGAAATAGCAAAATAATATAACAAAAAGCTTGGTAAAACCAAGCTTGTTTTTTTCAATGGTGGAGATGGTGGGAATTGAACCCACGTCCAAAACACCCTTTTATATAACTTCTACAGTTTATATTATTTTCAAATTATGTTAAGTTAATTAAAATAATCAAAAGCTTAAATTAACATTCATAATGAAATTCAGAATTTATTTATTATGATCATAATTCCTATTAGAGAGGGTATCAACTACAAATAAACCCTAAAATTATCTGTAGTGCCAAACATTAGTCTAAACTAGGCAGCGAATGCGTAGTTAGCTTGTCCATTCATTAAGAATGAAGGAACTTCGTTTGTTTCAGTTTTGTTTTTGTTTGCATTTTATCAAACCTAGAAGTATTATGGTCTACCAGACCACTGCCGTTATATAAACTAAGCATCCTGTCGAATCCAGGACATCCCCATATATTTATTATATAATATTAATAAATAAATTTTAAAATAAATAAGAGAGAATAATATGCAAACCTTAGAACAAATAGAACAACAGTTAAAATTATATTTAGAATCAAAAGATTTAAAATCTTTAAGACAAATGTCAAAAGATACACAATATGTTGATTTTGCAGAAGCGATGGAGCGTTTTGAATCAAAAGATGTTTTAAAAATATTTAGACTATTAGAAGTTGAAACAGCTGCAGAAATTTTTACTTATTTAGATGCTGACCATCAAGAATATATTATTCAAGCTTTTAACGGGGATGAGATTAAAGAAATAATTGATGAGTTATACACTGATGATATTATTGATTTAATTGATGAAATGCCAAGTGAAGTTGTTAAAAAGATTTTGAAATCAACAACTCAAGATGTTAGAAAAAATATTAATAATATTTTAAAATACCCTGAATATAGTGCTGGGGCTATTATGAGTATTAACTTTACTGAACTTCAAGAGGACATGACTGTTGAGATGGCAATTAAAGCTATTAAAAGAAGGCATGAGGATTATGATGAAATAGATGATTTATTTGTTATTAATAAATCTAATAAATTATTAGGTTGATTAGAAATTAAACAATTAATTATTAATGATCCTAAAGCTTTATTAAAAGATTTAATGCAAACTAAAATAATTAGTGTTCCAGTTGATATGAAGCAAGAAGAAGTTGCTCATAATTTTAAAAGATATGATATTAACACTTTACCAGTGGTTGACAAAAACAATGAATTAATTGGAATCATAACTGTTGATGATGTAATTGATGTTTTAGTGGAAGAATCAACAGAAGATATTCAAAACTTTTCAGGCATAGATGCTGATGATGTTGATTCTGATTATTTTGAAACTTCATTATTTAACATGTTTAAATCAAGAATTACATCTTTGTCAGGGATATTGATTTTAGGTGTGATAACTCACATTTTAGTTTCAACATTTTTATCGTTAAGTAATATTAAACTTGAAGATAAAACCCAGCCTTTCCTTTTAATGGTACCTATTATTATTGTTGTTATAGGCTTGTGTAATACAATATCAACTCAAATATCTTTAATGACAATAAGATCTTTGTCTTTAAATCAAATTCATAAAAAAGAAATTAAAGAAATATTACTTAAAGAGGCTTTGGTTTCTTTAATATTAGCAATATCATTAGTTTTAATCAACCTTGTAAGGTTGTCGATAGTTTATTTGATAGAAGATCAATCAATTTCTAGAGCCCAATTGCAAGTTATGCTTTATTCTAGTCTAGGTATTTTTATTTGTGTTTTAATTTGCAACATTTTAGGTGTAATACTCCCAATCATCTTTAAAAAAATGAAAATTGACCCATCAGTATTTTCAACTCCAGTAATTACAACTATTGTAGATATTATTTGCGTTTTGTGCTTTTTTGGATTGGTATTGTTGGTTTAATATGAGATTAAGAAACAAACCTTGAGTTAGAGAATTTTTAAAAGCAAATAAAAAATATTTAATTTTTTGAGAAAAAGAAAATGAAGCTTTAAATTTAAGATCATTATTTCAAACTAATCAATTATGTCAATTAGAAATTGGATGTGGTAAAGGTAGTTTTATTTCTCAGCAAGCTTTACAAAATGCTGACATTAATTATATTGGAATGGAAAAAGTGACAACAGTTGTCGGGGTAGCTTTAAAAAGATCACTAAAGTTATTTAAAGAAAACAATAAAGAAATGAGTAATTTAAAATACTTTAATTATTTTGCAGAAGATTTATCTTTTATATTTAAGAAAAATTCTATTGATAAAATATATTTAAATTTTTCAGATCCTTGACCAAAAGCAAAGCATGAGAAAAAAAGGTTAATGCATAATAACTTTTTAAAGATTTATGCATATATTTTAAAAGAATTTGGAACAATAGAATTTAAAACAGACAATGATGTATTTTTTGAATTTGCAATTGAACAAATAAATCAAAACCCTCATTGATTAATTATTAGTCAAACAACTGATTTATATAATGAACCAATACTATTAAAAAATAATGTTGCTACTGAGTATGAAACTAAATTTCACGCAATGGGTAAAAATATCAATAAATTAATTATTAAAAAGACAAATTAACTTGCTATTTTGCAAGTTTTTTTATTAATAAGAAAAAGAGGTGTATTAATATGAAACTTTTACTAGTAATTATTTTTTTAATATTTAATGTTTCAACTCCAACAAAAACTTTTCATTCAAAAGAGCAATCAAGATTAATTGTAAATAATGAAAAACACTATCCTACAGTTCAATTTAATAATGAATTTATATTTAGACAAGAAAAATTGGAAAAAAATGAAGACTTAGAATTGGGATACATTCATGATTTTAAATTTAAAATCAAAGAGTTAGAAAAGTACAAAAAAGCTTATTTTTCATTCCAACTTGAAATTACTTTTGAAGAAAATGTAACATTTAATGATAATAAAAAAAACTCTTATTTAGATGTAGTTAAAACTGAATGAACTGATCAAACTATTTCACAATTTTATTTAAAATCAAGAGAATATTTTAATGTTAATTTTAAAAGTTTGCAAATAACCCCAGAAATTTATTTAACTGTTGAAGATGACGGAAAAGTTACTTTGAAATTAGTGCACAAAGATTTTTTAAGAATTTGAACCAGAAACCAAAATATTTTTAAAAGTAGAACACTGAAAATAAGAAATATAAAAGTTTCATTTAAACCAAAAGAAGAGTTATTATTTTTAGAGAATCAGATAGTCGAATTAACTTATCAACCCAAATTAATATTAAGCACTTTAGAAAAAATTAATGAAGAAGTTAATAAAAAAATAATAACCCTATTAAAAATACAAAAAGTTGACCCTGTAATTTTTAATTATTTTTATAAGATTGAAAATTTTCAAACACAAGAGCTAAATATACTAAACGAAATTAGTTCAAATTTTAGGCATGTAATATGGAAAAAAATTTTGTACTCAGATAACATTAAAAAAGATACTTTTTTTAAATCACTGACAGAACCAATAATAAAAATAGCTTTTAACCAAGAAATATACGTTGATCAAATAGGTATCAATCTTCAGTTACAAACTAAAACTCCAAAAAACAATTTAAATGAACAAAAAGTTTTTGATGAATTGTTTAACCAAGAAATTTGATTTAAAGAGTATTTAAAAATTAGAAAAATAAATACAGATTCTTATCAAATATATTCAGATTGCAAAAATATAAAAGATTCATTAGTTATAAAAGTCACATCTTTAAATAACCCTTATATTGATAAAGAAATTTTAATACCTAAAGAAGATTTAAAGGATTCTAAAGATGAGTTTGATAAAGAAAATTTAGGATATGAAACGATAAAAGAAAAAACGAGTAAAAATAACACTAAATCATTTATACTATTTGCAATTTCGATTTCTTCAGCTTTAATTTTATGTTTTGCAGTTTTGCTTAAAAATTTTTATGTTAAGTTTATTAAAAAATAAAAGTGTTAAAATAAAATATAGATTAAAGGGGAAAACGATGAAGTTTAAAATCGAAGGAATCACTAATATTGGTAATTATAGAAAATCAAACCAAGATTTTATTGGTTTTTTAGATAAAAAGAATGGATCTTCGATTTCTGTAGTGTGTGATGGTATGGGTGGTCATGCACATGGTGAAATTGCATCAAAAATGGCAGTTGAGTTATTATTAAAAAACTTTCATGAAGTAGATTTATCTAATTTCACAGATAGTGAAATAAATGTTTGATTAAGAAATTCAATAAAACAAATACTTAAAGAAATGAAAGAATATAGCAACATCAACATTGAAACTAAAGATATGGGCACAACATTAACTGCAATTTTATTTGTAAATAAAAAAGCATTCGTTGTTAATGTAGGGGACTCTAGAACTTACAAAATAAGCAAAAATAAAATATCACAAGTAACTAAAGATCAAAATTTATGAAATGACACAAAAAATAAAGAGGAAAAGAAAAAAGAAATTAAAAAGTTTTTAGGCGCTAAGTTTAATGAACTAACCTATTGAAAAGTTTTAACAAGTGCTCTTGGGCCAAATAAAAATTTAAAAATAGATACATATTTAATTAAAGAACCTATTGGAACATATGTTTTAACAACTGATGGTGTTCATGATTATATTGATGAAGTTACCCTTAAAGAAATGGTTTTAGAAAAAAGCAGACTAAAAACAAAAGCAAAAGAAATAGTTTCATATGCTTTAAAAAATTTGTCTACTGATAATCTTTCTTTACTAATAGTTGAGGCATCAGGAGATTAAAATTATGAGAAGTCCGATTGAAATAGAAAAAATAACAAGAGTTGATGAATTGGAAGAAAACGAGTTTGTTAATCTTAAAGTTTCTAATAGGTACATTTTAATGGATCAAATTGGGAAGGGTACTTTTGGTGTTGTTTACAAAGCTAAAGATTTGCTTGACAGTAAAACTTCTAAAAATGAGTTTGTTGCGATTAAAATAATGGTGTTACCAAAATCAAAAACTGAAAAAAATAAAATAATAGAATCTGAAATCAAAGATGAAATTAAAAAGTATTCTAATCAGATTTTTAACAGTAGAGTTGTTAACATTAAAGATTCTTTTGAATGAAATAAGTTATTATTTATAGTTATGGAATATGTTGATGGTAAATCTTTTAAAGATTTAATTAAAGAAACTAGTTCTATTTTAACTTATGAAGAAATAATATATTACTTCAGTGAAATTGCTCTTGCAATACAAGGGATGCATGATATGAAAATGATTCATAGAGATTTAAAACCAGATAATATATTGCTAACAAGTAATAATAAAATAAAAATTACTGATTTTGGTATCTCACATATTAAAGGTTTTGTTAGTGAAGATGGAAATTTACAAAAAACAAAAAAACCAAGCTCACCTGGGACTCCTAGATATTCTTCCCCTGAACAAATTTTAGACGCAACTAAATTAGAAGATTTATCATCTTATCAAGCAGATATTTATTCGTTTGGAGTTATGATGTATGAAACAGCTACAGGAACATCAATTATTAAAGCACATGACCAATCTTTTTCTCTATCAAAAGAAAAAGGTAAAAGTATTCAAGATTTTTTCTTAAATCAAACATTAATTAAAAAATTCATTTTACCATCACATATAAATCCAAAAATTAGTAATAGTTTAGAAAACATTATTATGAAATGTTTAGAAAAAAACCCTGAGGATAGATATGGCACTGCAACAGAAGTTTACAACGATTTAATGAAGTTAGAAAAAAAAGAAAAAGTCGAAAAAAATTATAAGCAAAACACATTAAAAAGTGAAGACAAAATTTATAAAAATCCAGAAAATGAAGTATTCATATCTTTTAATAAAAAGTTCTTTAAAAAAATTGTGTTGCCTGCTGTAGTTATTATTATTTTTATGTTTACCTTTTTATTGGTTATAAACCTACTATAAGGAGTTTATGAAAGCAAAAATAATACAAATAAATAGCAATTCTAGTTCTGTTTTAACTGAGCTCAATCAAATTTATACAGCATCAATCAAAGGCAATATTAAAAAAAAATTATCACCAATTGTTGGGGACAATGTTATTTTAGAATTTTTAAAAAACAATGAAGTACAAATTATTGATATTAAAGAAAGAATTAATCTATTATATAGACCAAAAATAGCTAATGTAGATCAAGCAATAATAGTTACTTCTTTATACGAACCACTTTTTTCATCTTTTATTTTAAATAAATACATTATGCTAAGTCAAGCAAAAAAAATTAAACCAATATTGCTATTCACTAAATTTGATTTATTAAAAGTAAAAAAAGAGTACAAAGAAGTAATGAATAAAATAAAGAATTATATAGATTTGGATTTTCATGTTATTATTCTTGATAATAAAAATGAACAAAATTACAAATTAGAATTAGGGCAGTTAAAATCTTTGCTAGTAAATAAAGTTTCATTTTTTACAGGTCAAACTGGCGCTGGAAAATCAACAACTTTGAATCATTTTTTACCTAATGAAGTTATTAGAACTAATGAAATATCTATTAAATTAAATAGAGGTAAACATACAACTACATCTGTAAAGATATATAGCTTAGATGATAATTTATTAATTGCTGATACGCCAGGTTTTTCATCTTTTGAATTACAAGATATAAAAATTGAAGACATATTAAAAACTTTTTCACCATTTTTACTATACAAAAGTGATTGTAAGTTTTTAGATTGTACACATATACATGAAAAAAAATGTGGAGTTAAAAGTGCAGTAAATAAAGGAAATATGCCATTATTCATGTATGATGATTATAAAAAGGTTTATGAAGAACTTTTATCAAGAAAGGTAAAATATTAATGAACAAAACATTAACAATAGCACCTAGCATTTTGTCTGCTGATTTCTTGGACTTAAGAAAAGAGTTACAAAAATGTGTTGATGCAGGTATTAAAATAATTCATTATGATGTAATGGACTTTGATTTTGTTCCAAATTTAACTTTTGGATCTAAAATTTTAAAAGATATAACAAATCAATTCGATTTAAATATAGATATACATTTTATGATTAAAGTTAAAACTTTAAATTTTTCTGATTTTTTTAATGAATTCATTAAGTGCAAACCTTTAATAATGACTATGCACATTGAATCAATGGAAACAGAACAAATAGAAATTTTTATAGAA from the Entomoplasma ellychniae genome contains:
- a CDS encoding serine hydrolase domain-containing protein; its protein translation is MIFNKTQKTINKLITEKVFHGAVIKIVKDNKELFFDAFGYNDFENNVIMKKDNIFSLYSMSKPITVVAALILQERKQLCLEENIQKYYPNFSKVITIKQLLTMTSGLTYFWDQNKSTLELQKIKKKIEEENITLQEFCQLVSKIELEYNPGQDWHYGLSLDILGGIIEKITNMKFQDFVLKEIAKPLKMNDTDFEINDLSRKTVVYASLLNETQNILKPNHNWSWMLAKHSLKTNAAFGGHGIFSTTDDYSKFLNSLLVSKHHNQHLISTASIKEMSSDQIGDLKTIFNQRSSFNSDYTYGYGVRVRLKNKNLPLTEIEEFGWDGALGSFGIVDPVNNITITFMISTFPGNNKLVRNWMWEAIYEDLRNSKII
- the mgtE gene encoding magnesium transporter, with the translated sequence MQTLEQIEQQLKLYLESKDLKSLRQMSKDTQYVDFAEAMERFESKDVLKIFRLLEVETAAEIFTYLDADHQEYIIQAFNGDEIKEIIDELYTDDIIDLIDEMPSEVVKKILKSTTQDVRKNINNILKYPEYSAGAIMSINFTELQEDMTVEMAIKAIKRRHEDYDEIDDLFVINKSNKLLGWLEIKQLIINDPKALLKDLMQTKIISVPVDMKQEEVAHNFKRYDINTLPVVDKNNELIGIITVDDVIDVLVEESTEDIQNFSGIDADDVDSDYFETSLFNMFKSRITSLSGILILGVITHILVSTFLSLSNIKLEDKTQPFLLMVPIIIVVIGLCNTISTQISLMTIRSLSLNQIHKKEIKEILLKEALVSLILAISLVLINLVRLSIVYLIEDQSISRAQLQVMLYSSLGIFICVLICNILGVILPIIFKKMKIDPSVFSTPVITTIVDIICVLCFFGLVLLV
- the trmB gene encoding tRNA (guanosine(46)-N7)-methyltransferase TrmB, which translates into the protein MRLRNKPWVREFLKANKKYLIFWEKENEALNLRSLFQTNQLCQLEIGCGKGSFISQQALQNADINYIGMEKVTTVVGVALKRSLKLFKENNKEMSNLKYFNYFAEDLSFIFKKNSIDKIYLNFSDPWPKAKHEKKRLMHNNFLKIYAYILKEFGTIEFKTDNDVFFEFAIEQINQNPHWLIISQTTDLYNEPILLKNNVATEYETKFHAMGKNINKLIIKKTN
- a CDS encoding PP2C family protein-serine/threonine phosphatase; its protein translation is MKFKIEGITNIGNYRKSNQDFIGFLDKKNGSSISVVCDGMGGHAHGEIASKMAVELLLKNFHEVDLSNFTDSEINVWLRNSIKQILKEMKEYSNINIETKDMGTTLTAILFVNKKAFVVNVGDSRTYKISKNKISQVTKDQNLWNDTKNKEEKKKEIKKFLGAKFNELTYWKVLTSALGPNKNLKIDTYLIKEPIGTYVLTTDGVHDYIDEVTLKEMVLEKSRLKTKAKEIVSYALKNLSTDNLSLLIVEASGD
- a CDS encoding serine/threonine-protein kinase, whose product is MRSPIEIEKITRVDELEENEFVNLKVSNRYILMDQIGKGTFGVVYKAKDLLDSKTSKNEFVAIKIMVLPKSKTEKNKIIESEIKDEIKKYSNQIFNSRVVNIKDSFEWNKLLFIVMEYVDGKSFKDLIKETSSILTYEEIIYYFSEIALAIQGMHDMKMIHRDLKPDNILLTSNNKIKITDFGISHIKGFVSEDGNLQKTKKPSSPGTPRYSSPEQILDATKLEDLSSYQADIYSFGVMMYETATGTSIIKAHDQSFSLSKEKGKSIQDFFLNQTLIKKFILPSHINPKISNSLENIIMKCLEKNPEDRYGTATEVYNDLMKLEKKEKVEKNYKQNTLKSEDKIYKNPENEVFISFNKKFFKKIVLPAVVIIIFMFTFLLVINLL
- the rsgA gene encoding ribosome small subunit-dependent GTPase A, giving the protein MKAKIIQINSNSSSVLTELNQIYTASIKGNIKKKLSPIVGDNVILEFLKNNEVQIIDIKERINLLYRPKIANVDQAIIVTSLYEPLFSSFILNKYIMLSQAKKIKPILLFTKFDLLKVKKEYKEVMNKIKNYIDLDFHVIILDNKNEQNYKLELGQLKSLLVNKVSFFTGQTGAGKSTTLNHFLPNEVIRTNEISIKLNRGKHTTTSVKIYSLDDNLLIADTPGFSSFELQDIKIEDILKTFSPFLLYKSDCKFLDCTHIHEKKCGVKSAVNKGNMPLFMYDDYKKVYEELLSRKVKY